Proteins encoded by one window of Bradyrhizobium sp. B097:
- a CDS encoding nitroreductase, whose translation MPDAIELLKTRRSMKPREMTGPGPSAAELETILTIGARVPDHGKLAPWRFIVFEGEARARAGDVIAKVFARKNPGAPATDIEVEKKRLTDAPLVIGVVSFTRPHPKVPPWEQELSAGASAMNIVTAASALGYGACWLTGWFAFDRDVLDGLGLKPDEKLAGLIHIGTPTKPSEDRPRPALSDIVTRF comes from the coding sequence GTGCCCGATGCCATTGAACTCCTGAAGACACGCCGCTCGATGAAACCGCGCGAGATGACCGGCCCGGGCCCGTCCGCGGCCGAGCTCGAGACCATCCTGACCATCGGCGCGCGCGTGCCCGACCACGGCAAGCTGGCGCCCTGGCGCTTCATCGTGTTCGAGGGTGAGGCTCGCGCCCGCGCCGGCGACGTGATCGCGAAGGTGTTTGCCCGCAAGAACCCCGGCGCACCCGCCACCGACATCGAGGTCGAGAAGAAGCGCCTGACCGATGCGCCGCTGGTGATCGGCGTGGTCTCCTTCACCAGGCCGCACCCGAAGGTGCCGCCGTGGGAGCAGGAATTGTCGGCCGGCGCCAGCGCCATGAACATCGTCACTGCCGCGAGCGCGCTCGGCTATGGCGCCTGCTGGCTGACCGGCTGGTTCGCCTTCGACCGCGACGTGCTCGACGGCCTCGGCCTGAAGCCGGACGAGAAGCTCGCAGGGCTGATTCATATCGGCACGCCGACCAAGCCGAGCGAGGACCGCCCGCGCCCGGCGCTGTCGGATATCGTGACGCGGTTCTGA
- the thrS gene encoding threonine--tRNA ligase encodes MSDTPPKSESGFQYSLSNLKPAEPVNKIALTFPDGARRDFPRGTTGLDIAKGISPSLAKRTVAMALDGTLADLNDPIEADARIELINREDPRALELIRHDAAHVLAEAVQSLWPGTQVTIGPVIENGFYYDFFRNEPFTPEDFAAIEKRMREIVARDKPFTKEVWDREKTKQVFRDKGEAFKVELVDAIPGNEPIKIYFQGDWFDLCRGPHMTSTGKIGNAFKLMKVAGAYWRGDSNNPMLTRIYGTAFAKQEDLDAYLKQIEEAEKRDHRKLGRELDLFHFQEEGPGVVFWHPKGWTIFQQLIAYMRRRLLGDYSEVNAPQILDKALWETSGHWDWYRENMFAAQSAGDEAEDKRWFALKPMNCPGHVQIFKHGLKSYRDLPLRLAEFGVVHRYEPSGAMHGLMRVRGFTQDDAHVFCTEQQLADECLKINELILSTYADFGFDGELTVKLSTRPEKRVGTDEMWDHAERVMATVLSEIKANGSNRIRTEINPGEGAFYGPKFEYVLRDAIGRDWQCGTTQVDFNLPERFGAFYIDHDGSKKAPVMVHRAICGSMERFIGILIEHYAGNFPLWLAPTQLVVTTITSEGDEYAKVVAAAARRAGLRVEIDLRNEKINYKVREHSLAKIPALLVVGKKEAETHSVSVRRLGSERQTVMPTDEAIAALVDEATPPDVKRARSVA; translated from the coding sequence ATGTCCGACACGCCGCCCAAATCCGAGTCCGGATTCCAGTACAGCCTCTCTAACCTCAAACCCGCAGAACCCGTGAACAAGATCGCCCTCACCTTCCCTGATGGAGCGAGGCGCGATTTCCCGAGAGGGACCACCGGCCTCGACATCGCCAAAGGCATTTCGCCCTCGCTCGCCAAGCGCACCGTCGCGATGGCGCTCGACGGCACGCTCGCCGATCTCAACGATCCGATTGAAGCCGACGCCAGGATCGAGTTGATCAACCGTGAAGACCCGCGCGCGCTGGAGCTGATCCGGCACGATGCCGCGCACGTGCTCGCCGAAGCCGTGCAGTCGCTGTGGCCGGGCACCCAGGTCACGATCGGCCCGGTGATCGAGAACGGCTTCTATTACGACTTCTTCCGCAACGAGCCGTTCACCCCGGAAGATTTTGCCGCCATCGAGAAGCGGATGCGCGAGATCGTCGCGCGCGACAAGCCGTTCACCAAGGAAGTCTGGGATCGCGAGAAGACCAAGCAGGTGTTCCGCGACAAGGGCGAGGCCTTCAAGGTCGAGCTGGTCGACGCGATTCCCGGCAACGAGCCGATCAAGATCTATTTCCAGGGCGACTGGTTCGATCTCTGCCGCGGCCCGCACATGACGTCGACCGGCAAGATCGGCAACGCCTTCAAGCTGATGAAGGTGGCCGGCGCCTATTGGCGCGGCGATTCCAACAATCCGATGCTGACCCGCATCTACGGCACCGCATTCGCCAAGCAGGAGGATCTCGACGCTTACCTCAAGCAGATCGAGGAAGCAGAGAAGCGCGACCATCGCAAGCTCGGCCGCGAGCTCGACCTGTTCCACTTCCAGGAGGAAGGCCCCGGCGTGGTGTTCTGGCACCCGAAGGGCTGGACCATCTTCCAGCAGCTGATCGCCTATATGCGGCGCCGGCTGCTCGGCGATTACAGTGAGGTCAATGCGCCGCAGATCCTCGACAAGGCGCTGTGGGAGACCTCGGGCCACTGGGACTGGTACCGCGAGAACATGTTCGCAGCGCAGTCCGCCGGCGACGAGGCCGAGGACAAGCGCTGGTTCGCGCTGAAGCCGATGAACTGCCCGGGCCACGTGCAGATCTTCAAGCACGGGCTGAAGAGCTACCGCGACCTGCCGCTGCGGCTCGCCGAGTTCGGCGTCGTGCATCGCTACGAGCCGTCGGGCGCGATGCACGGCCTGATGCGGGTGCGCGGCTTCACCCAGGACGACGCCCATGTGTTCTGCACCGAACAGCAGCTCGCCGATGAGTGTCTCAAGATCAACGAGCTGATCCTGTCGACCTACGCCGATTTCGGCTTCGACGGCGAGCTCACGGTCAAGCTCTCGACGCGGCCCGAAAAGCGGGTCGGCACCGACGAGATGTGGGATCACGCCGAGCGCGTGATGGCGACCGTGCTGTCGGAGATCAAGGCCAACGGCAGCAACCGGATCCGCACCGAGATCAACCCGGGCGAAGGCGCGTTCTACGGGCCGAAGTTCGAATACGTGCTGCGCGACGCCATCGGCCGCGACTGGCAGTGCGGCACGACCCAGGTCGACTTCAACCTGCCGGAACGGTTCGGCGCGTTCTACATCGATCACGACGGCTCGAAGAAGGCGCCGGTGATGGTGCACCGTGCGATCTGCGGCTCGATGGAGCGCTTCATCGGCATCCTGATCGAGCACTATGCCGGCAACTTCCCGCTGTGGCTGGCGCCGACCCAGCTCGTGGTCACGACCATCACCTCCGAGGGCGACGAGTACGCCAAGGTGGTGGCGGCCGCGGCGCGCCGCGCCGGCCTCCGCGTCGAGATCGACCTCCGCAACGAGAAGATCAACTACAAGGTCCGCGAGCACTCGCTGGCCAAGATCCCGGCCCTGCTCGTCGTCGGCAAGAAGGAAGCCGAGACGCATTCGGTCTCGGTCCGCCGCCTCGGCAGCGAGCGGCAGACCGTGATGCCGACCGATGAGGCGATCGCCGCGCTGGTGGATGAAGCGACGCCACCGGACGTGAAACGGGCGCGATCCGTCGCCTGA